The following is a genomic window from Euzebyales bacterium.
CGGCACGGCTCCGGGCACGCCGGCCGCAGTCTACGCCCCGTGGTGCCCGCAACCAGCGACGAGCAGCAGGCCGATCACGGTCTTGGCGTCGGCGATCTCGCCGCTGCGCGCCCTGGCGATCGCCTCCGCCAGCGGTACGCGCAGCACCGCCATGTCGGCCTCCTCGGCCTCCGCGACGAAGTCGTCGGGCGTGCTGGGCTGCAGGTCGTGGCCGACGAACACCGTCGTCGACTCGTTCGTCCAGCCCGCCGAGTTCCAGAACCGCGTCAGCAGTTCGAGGCGGCCGGCGGTCATGCCGATCTCCTCGGCCAGCTCGCGCTGGGCGGCCTCGTCCTCCGACTCGCCCTCCACGTCCAGCAGGCCCGCGGGGATCTCGAGCTCGTAGCGGCGCACCGCGTGGCGGTACTGACGCACCAGCACGACCTCGTCGGCGGCGGTCAGTGGTACCACGGCGACCGCGTCGGGCCGGTGCGCCACCTCCCGCGTCG
Proteins encoded in this region:
- a CDS encoding NUDIX hydrolase; this encodes MTDGDPAGWRSRTAASAPPAGDDADRFPVVDSHVHYEGVMSTVRVDEVRMPGGDVATREVAHRPDAVAVVPLTAADEVVLVRQYRHAVRRYELEIPAGLLDVEGESEDEAAQRELAEEIGMTAGRLELLTRFWNSAGWTNESTTVFVGHDLQPSTPDDFVAEAEEADMAVLRVPLAEAIARARSGEIADAKTVIGLLLVAGCGHHGA